The Actinopolymorpha sp. NPDC004070 genome includes the window CGGGAACGCAACCCTGGTGGACACCGTGGCCGACCTACGGGAACGCACCCGACTGTTCGGTCTGGAAAACCTGGCCGAACGCGGTGTGCTGGAGGCCTCGGCCCGCGAACACCTCGCCCTGCTGGATTTACTGGAAGCCGGCGACGGCGAGGCCGTGCGGGTACTGATGCACCGGCACCTCGGTCACGTCCGCGGCACCTGGGCCGGCCGCGCCGAGTAGCGCCGCCACCCAGGCTCGCAGCGGCTACGTGCGCGGCCGGCGGGTTCGCAACCCGTCCCGGACGACCGTGAGCGCGCGGGCCGGGTCCGCGGGGGTGTGGTCACCGGAGGCGTGCTGGGAGTGCAGGATCCCGGCGAGGAGTGCCAGGAGGTCGGCCGCGGTGACGTCGGCGCGCACGTCGCGGGCGCGCTGGGCCCGGGCAAGCAGCAGGTCGAGTTGGGTACGGAGTTCGGCGGCGGTCGCGCCCAGCCGGGCGCGCACATCGACACCGGCTCCGGTCAGGGCGTCCACGAGGTCCTTCTTCGGAGCGGCCTCGGTCACCATCAGGTCGACGAACTCGAACAACGCCTCCCCGGGGTGTTCGGCGTCCAGCCGGGCGCGGGCGGCGTCGACCAGGCGTTCGAGCCGTTCCTGCACCACCGCCTCGAACAACGCATCCCTGGTCGGGAAGTGCCGGTAGAGCGTGCCCGGACCGACCCCGGCCCGCCGGGCGATCTCGTCCATCGGAACGCTCAGTCCGCCGGTGGCGAATGCCTGCGCCGCCACCTCGACCAGGCGTGCCCGGTTGCGCCGGGCGTCGGCGCGGACACCTGGTTGCCGCATACGTACTCCTCTGTGTCGCCGATCCGGCCGCCGCGACCGTTGCAAACGGAGAGTTGTCTCCGTTAAGGTTCCGGGACAACCGGAGATCGGTCTCCGATTCTATCCACGCCCGGCGTGCAGACCCGGTGCACACCCGGTGCGGGCGCCGCGTGAGGCGTGGACGTGACGTGGAGGAGTGAACATGGACAGCGACAACCCGGTCAGCGCACGCGGGACGGTCGAACAGTTTCTCGAGACGACTGTCAGCGGACGGATGGGAGACCTGGCGGACTTCTACGCGCCGACGGTCGTGATCGAGATGCCGTTCGCACCCGAGGTGCTCTACCCGGCTCGTACGGAGGTGACCCGCGAACAGCTTCGCGAGCGATTCACCGCCGGGGCGTCCTCGCGCCGGTACACCCGTCTGGACAACGTGCGGATCCACCAGACCGAGGACCCCGAGACGGTCGTCGTCGAGTACGAACTCGAGGGCGTCACCGTCGAGACGGAAGAACCCTTCCGCCTGAAGTACGTGATGGTCATGACCATCCGCGACGGACTGATCGTGCACAGCCGCGACTACGCCGACCCGCTCGCCGGTGCCCGCGTGCTCGGCAGATTGCCCGAGCTCCTCTCCTCGCTGGCTGAGCCGGCTCGTTAACCGCTCGCGTGCTGAGTTCGGCCGCTGCCAGTATCGGGGGATGACAGATCGGGAGCCGTCCGCCCGGCAGGACGAGCCGCACGTCGACACGTTGCACGGACGTGGCGGCAACCGGCTGCTGTGGCGGGACGTTCCGGGCCCGCTCCGCGCCGAGATCGAGTCCCGGCTGGAGAGTCCGGTCGTCGCGGCGGCCAGCAAGGAGGGCGGGTTCTCGCCCGGGCTGGCCTCGGTGCTCCGGCTCGCCGACGGGCGGCAGGTGTTCGCCAAAGCGGTCAGCTCGGCGCTGAACCCGGTCTCGCCGAGCATGCACCGCCGCGAGGCCGCGATCTCGGGCCGGCTTCCCGCGTCCGCCCCCGTCCCGAAGCTGTTGTGGTCGCACGACGACGGCGACTGGGTGGTGCTGGTGTTCGAGGCGCTGGCCGGTGATCCGCCCACCCTGCCGTGGGTCCCGGCCGAGCGGGATCGCGTACTCGCTGCCCTGGCCGACCTCGCCGCCGCGATGACTCCGGCACCGCCCGGGTTGGACCTACCCGCGATCGACGTTCTGGACGAGGACTTCTCCGGCTGGCGCTGCCTGCTCGACCGGCCCGATCCGCGGCTGGCCGAGGTCGACCCCTGGGCCGCCGAACGCCTCGCCGACCTGGCCGCGTGGGAGACGCGCTGGCAGGCGGCCGCCCAGGGTGACACGCTCCTGCACGGAGACATTCGTGCCGACAACGTTCTCCTCACCGGCGAACGCGTGTACTTCGTCGACTGGCCGGCCGCGACGGTCGGCGCCGCCTGGGTGGACCTGGTGCTGATGCTGCCCAGCATGGCCATGCAGGGCGCGGGCGAACCCGAGGAACTGCTGGCCGGCCACCCGCTGGCCCGCACGGCCGACAAGGATGCGGTCACCGCCGTGATCGCGGGGTTGGCGGGCTACTTCGTGTCGAGGTCGCTGCAGCCACCCCCGCCCGGGATCCCGACGGTGCGGTCATTCCAGCGAGCGCAGGGCCTCGCGTGCCTGCGCTGGCTGCGTCAGCGCGGGCTGTGACCTCGGGCGGGACCTTTCCCGCCGCGCCGCATGCGGGGAGCCGCCGCTGCGTCGGCCCCCTGCACGCCCAGGAGACGGACCAGGCTGACCCGCAGTGCTGCGGTGGCGGCCCGCGCCGACATGCGTCCGGTCCGGACCTCCTCACCGGCTGCGTGCCCCAGTGCGATCACCGCCGTGACCAGCCAGTGCGGGCGCAGACCGCGGTCGATCTCGCCGGTCCGCTGCCCGCGCCGGACCAGTCGCAGCAGCCGGTCGACGAACGGCTGGTGCCGTTCCTGGCCCGCACCCGGGTCCAGGTCGCCGGGTGCGATCCGCAGGAGCAGTGGATATCGCTCGAACGTCTGCCAGCTCGTCTCGACCAGGCGCAGCAGCGCGTCCACCGCCGGACCCTCGTCCAGCCTGACCGCGTCGATGGCGGCGAGTGCCTCCGTACTGATCCGGTCGACGACGGCGGCCAGGAGAACCTCCCGCGAGGGGTAGTGCGCGTAGACCGTCTGCCGGGTCACACCGGCCGCCGCCGCGATCACGTCCGACACTGCTGTAAGAGTTGAACCGCGACGACGATCCTGCGAGTCGGCTCGCGATCGCGAGAGCTCAATCAGGGAAGGCGGAAGCAGAGATGACCGTACGTACGAATCCCGACGAGCAGGGGCCGCCCGAGTCGCTCGGGTCCTCCGAGTCGTTCGGTCCGCCCGACCCGGCGCGCGTTGGTCCCGAGCAGTTCGTCGCCGAGTTCTTCACCGCGTTCACCCGCGACCTGCTCGGGGGCGAGGACGTCGAGACGGTGCACGATCGCTACCACACCGAGGATGTCGTCGAGATCGTGGACGGGAACCGATGGGACCGGGACAGGCTGGTCGCCCACCTGCGACCGGTACACCGAAACCTCGGCGACTTCTCCTTCCACGTGCACGAGGCCGTGCGCCGCGGCAACCGGATCGCTGCCAGACTCACGTTCCACGCAGTGGTGCGCGGAAACACCGTCGACACCGAGATCGCCCTGTTCGGTGAGTTCACCGACGACGGCCGGCTACGCCGCTCCCACCAGCTCACCCGGACACTGACCGCCGGCCGGGACTGACGGTCGACCCGGTCAGGCGGTGTGGCGGACGGCCTTGCCCCGTGCGGCGAGGGCGGCCAGGCGTTCGTTGCGCAGTTTGTCGTGCCAGCTGTCGTCCAGTGGCTCCAGGGAGTCCCGACCGGTCGCCCACCGCAGCACCAGGTCGGCGAGCGCGGGGTTGCGGGACAGCGCCGGTCCGTGCGCGTAGGTCCCCACGAAGCCCTTCGTCCAGGCGCCCTCGGTGTGGCCGTCGTTGCCGACCCCGACCGAGACGGTGGCCAGCGGGCGCACACCCGGACCGAGGTGGGTACGCCCGCCGTGGTTCTCGAAGCCGGTGAGCAGCGGCAGGGCCAGGGCCGGGTCGACCGGACCTGCGAGCTCGCCGACGGCGCGGCTCGGGCCGCGGTCCGAGCTCAGGTCGTACAGGTCCAGCCCGGCGTACTGCCGTCCGCGCGCGGCGAACGACGAACCCACCAGCTGGTAGCCCGCGCACACCGCGAAGACGATCGCCCCGTGCTCGACCGCCCGCCGCAGACCGCCGTCGGCGAGCATGCGTTCGGCGGCCAGCGTCTGCGGCGCGTCCTCCCCGCCGGCGAGCAGGTAGACGTCGGCGTCGGTCGGGATCGCTTCGTCGGTACGGATCTCCTCCGTCTGCACGGGAATCCCGCGCAGCCGGGCCCGCTGGGCGAGGATCAGCAGGTTGCCCCGGTCGCCGTAGGTCGACAGCAGATCGGGATACACCCACACGATGCGCAGTGCGCTGTCAGTCGACACGATTCAGCTCCGCTCTGATCTGCTGGAAGGCGGTGTAGTTCGCGATCACCTCCGCACGCCCGTCCGGCATCGTCGCCAGCGCGTCGGTGAAGGAGCGGACGTGGGTGAAGTCGACGCCGTTCACGGCCAGCCGGACACCCAGGTCGTACGCGCGGTCGCCACTGATCAGCACCCTGCGCCCGCGCAGTGGCGCGAAGTCCACGTCGAACAGCCAGGAGGTGTCCAGCCCGTCGGGGTCGCGGGCGTTGATGCACAGCAGTGTCGGCGCCTGCTCGGCCATGTCGAACGCCTCCAGCCAGCCGGCCGGGTTCTTCGCCAGCAGCAGCCGGATGGCCTTGCCGTCCCGCTCGACGATCGCGTAGCGCCCGGCGACCGAGGTGACCTCCGCCAACCGGGGCAGCGCGTCGTTCGGGCGTACGCCGATCCGCGACGCGACCGCCAGTGCCATCGCCGCGTTCGCCAGGTTCACCTGCCCGGGCAAGCTCAGCTTGACGTCGTGGCGGTTCCCGTCCGGGTCGACCACGGCCTGGTCGTCAAGCGTCCATTGCGCCTGAGGCCGGGCCAGCGCGCATCCGGTGCAGCGCCAGTGGATCGCCACACCGTCGGCGTGCGGGACGCGTTCGATGGCGCTGCCGCACTCGGGGCAGACCGCGGAGTCGTCGTGCCAGCGTTGACCGGCGGCCACCCAGCTGACCTCCTCGGCCGTGCTCGCCGCCCACACCACCATCGGGTCGTCGACGTTGGCCACGACGTGCAGGTGACGACCGCTCACCGTGTCCCGCCACAGCCGGGCGATCATCGCCACTTCCATGGCCCGGTCGAGTTGGTCCCGGGTCAGGTTGAGCATCGCCAGCACCTGGGGCCGGGCGCCGTCGCAGACGTGCGGGAGGTAGTGCTCGTCCACCTCCAGCACGGCGTACTTCGTGTCCGGCGCCAGGGCGAGCGCGGACACGTGGCCGTTCGGCAGGTTGGCACCGAACGGGTTGCTGGCCACGGGTCCAAGTACGCCGACGGCCGCCGCGGTGAGCCGGGTGGTGGTGGTCTTCCCGTTGGTGCCGGACACCACCGCGACCTGCCGGCCGGCCGCGAGCCGATGGAGAAGGCGGGGGTCGATGCCGAGTCCGACGCGGCCGCCGATGACCGATCCGTCACCACGCCCGGCCGCCCGGGAGATGGCCGCCACGCCACGGGTGGCGCGGGCCGCGAGCCTGGCTCGCAACGGCAACTGTGTGCTCACGACTGGTGACGCTAGTCGTACGCCGAGTCGTAGGCGGGCCGTTTTCCGTTGCACACAAGGCCCGAACAGCGGCGATCACTGATGACAGGTGACAAAAACCTGGAGGGCGCCGGAAGCCTCGATGTCCGGACTCGTCCGGTGGTGCATCCGGGGTGAAGGCCGCCAACCGGACGGGGAAGCACCGAAGATTTTTGCGGCACCCGCTACTCCGGATCGTCGAACACGCTGGCCTGCCCGCCGTCGTAGACGAGCAGCCCGTCCGAACGCTGCCGCACGCCCGGGCCTGGCTGGTGCGCGGCCACCGAGCCGTCCGGGAACAGGTGCCGCACCTCCACGCCGCGCACCAACTGGAGGAAGTCGGCGATCATCCGCCGGTGGCACCGCCACCACAGGCTCTCGCTGCACATGATCGCCGTGGCCCCTGCGCTGTCCGTGGCATCGGGGCTGCCCCGGGCGTCCGCGGAGTTCGCCTGGACGCCGGCGAGCAGGTCGTCGATTCCGGCCAGGAACTCGGCCGTGCGCATGTGCCCGGCGTACCCCCGGAAGGAGTCGTTCCGCCATGCCGAGTCCGGCGAGTCCGGCGCCACCTTGCGGAAGCCGCCGAGCCGGCGCTCCCACCGGTAGGCGATCCCGTGTTCGGGCAACCAGCGTTGGAGCTCGGACCGGGAGAACTGCGGGTGGCGGCGGCTGCCCGGCGCGGTCCGGACGTCCACCACCGTGGAGATCCCGGCGCCGCGCAGCAGGTCGACGGTCGCCTCGGCGGTGGCGGTGCCATGGCCGAAGGTCGTGATCCGGGCCGTCGGCGTCGTCGGCGTGGTCGGGGTCATGGGGTCATCGTCTCGTGGTCCCGGTCCGGGGGACTGGCGCGGGGGAGCCGCCCGTGTGTACGGTGTTGGCGCGCGTCGGGGCGCATCCGGTCCGCGGGAAGGGCACAGCCCACCTGAGTTGGTCTTTCAGCCGAGGTTCCTCCTTTTCGGCCTGATCATGCGGACATCGGGCGTGAGAGAAGGAGGCCGCCGTGCCGACTCGTCCGCTCCCCGACAATCCCAGCCTCGAGCATCTCAGGAACCAGGCCAGGTCGCTGCAGCGCGGCACCCGGGCGGGTGACGCCGAGGCGCTCGCGGTGTTCGGTGAGTTCGACCCCCGCCGTGACCTCACCGGTGGATGTTCCCTCAGCGACGCCCAGCTCGTCGTCGCCCGCAGCTACGGATTCCCCAGCTGGCAACGGCTCCGGGCGCACCTCGACGTGGTGGCGGAGTACTCGTACTGGCCGCGTCCGGTGGACGACACCGACGACGGTGCCGAGGGCGCCGGCTCCTCCGACGGCCGGGACCTGCCGGCGCTCGCCGACCGGTTCCTCGACCTCGCCTGCCTGAACTACACCCGGGACACCCGGCACCGGCCGGCCCGGGCGCGGGACCTTCTGCGTGCCCACCCGGAGGTCGCGAGGTTCTCCCTGCACACGATGGCGGCGGCCGGTGACGCGGCCGGACTCCGTGATGCGTTGGAGTGGGATCGTTCCCAGGTCGATCAGTCCGGCGGTCCGTACGGCTGGCCGCCGCTCATGTACCTGACGTACTCGCGGCTGGAGACGGGCGAACCGGTCGAGGCGGCGGAAGTGCTGCTGGCGGCCGGTGCCGACCCCGACTCCGGCCGCCTGTGGCAGGGAATGACGTCGGCGTTCACCGCGCTCACCGGCGCGTTCGGCGGTGGCGAGCAGGACCAGCCACCGCACCCGCGGGCGGTCGACCTGGCCCGGTTGCTGCTGCGGGCGGGCGCGGACCCGAACGACAACCAGGCCCTGTACAACAGGCAGTTCACCCCCGCGAACGACCACCTGGAGGTGCTGTTCGAGTTCGGGCTGGGCCGCGAGCACGAGAGCCCGTGGCGACGCCGGCTGGGCCACACCTATCCGTCGACGACCGCGATGGTCGAGGAACAGCTTCGGTGGGCCGCCGACCACGGGATGACCGCCCGGGTCAGGTTGCTGCTCGACCACGGTGTCGCGGCCGACGGCCGGGGCTACCACCCGAACTACGGCGAGCTCACCGCGTTGCAGTTGGCCACCCTGGCGGGCGAACGCGAGATCGCCCGGATGCTCCTCGACGCCGGCGCCGACCGCGGCCGGGTGGACGCGGTGCAGGAGTTCGTGGGCGCGTGCGTGGCCGGTGACCGGGCCGGGGTCGAACGGCTCACCGCTGTCAACCCCGGCTTGCCCGCGCACGTGCGGGAACAGTTCCCGGACGCGGGCGTCCTGGTGGCCCGTACCGGCAGCGTGGAGGCCATGCGGCTCGTGCTGGAGCAGGGCTTCGACGTGAACACCGGCGTACGCGGCGGTGTGCTCGGCCCGCCGCTGCGGCGCACCGCGCTGCACGAGGCCGCCCACGCGGGAAACCTTCCGCTCGTGCGGTTCCTGGTGGAGCAGGGCGCGGATCACGGGCTGCGCGACGCCTCCTTCGACGCGACGCCGCTCGGCTGGGCCGAGCACGGCGGCAACGAGGAGACCGCGGCGTACCTGCGTAGGCTCGGCTGACAGAGCACGGCAAGCGCGAAACCCCTGTAAAACAGGGGCGGCCGGACCTCTCCGGTCCGGCCGCCCTTCCTCAGCTCGCTGTGCGCCGGTCAGTCGACCTCGGCCACCGCCTGGGCGAACTGCGCGGCGTACAGCCGGGCGTACGCGCCGCCGGCGGCCAGCAGCTTCTCGTGGTTGCCCTGCTCGACGATCCGGCCGTTCTCCATCACCAGGATCACGTCGGCGTCGCGGATGGTGGACAGCCGGTGGGCGATGACGAAGCTGGTACGCCCGGCCCGCAGCGAGGTCATCGCGTGCTGGATGAGCACCTCGGTCCGGGTGTCCACCGACGACGTCGCCTCGTCCAGCACCAGGATCGACGGCTCGGTGAGGAATGCGCGGGCGATGGTGATCAGCTGCTTCTCACCGGCACTGACGTTGCCGCCCTCCTCGTCCATCACGGTGTCGTAGCCGTCCGGCAGGGTCCGGATGAACCGGTCGGCGTGCGTGGCCTGCGCCGCCGCCACGATCCGCTCCCGCGGCACGTCGCCGGCGCCGTAGGCGATGTTGTCGGCGATCGTGCCGCCGAACAGCCAGGTGTCCTGCAGCACCATGCCGATCCGGGCGCGCAGGTCGTCCCGCGACATCTCGGTGACGTCCACCCCGTCGAGGGTGATCCGCCCGCCGGTCACCTCGTAGAAGCGCATGAGGAGGTTGACCAGCGTCGTCTTGCCCGCGCCGGTCGGGCCGACGATGGCCACCGTGTGGCCGGGCTCGACCACCAGGGACAGGTCCTCGATCAGCGGCTTGTCCGGGTCGTACCGGAAGGACACGTGCTCGAACGCCACCTTGCCGGTCACCTGCTGTGGCCGCCGCGACGGGGACGGGTCGGCCTGCTGCTCCTCGGCGTCGAGCAGGTCGAAGACGCGCTCGGCCGAGGCGACGCCGGACTGCAGCAGGTTGGCCATCGAGGCGACCTGCGTGATCGGCTGGCTGAACTGCCGGGAGTACTGGATGAACGCCTGCACGTCGCCCAGCGACAGTGTCCCGGACGCCACCCGCAGCCCGCCGATCACGGCGACCAGCACGTAGTTGAGGTTGCCGATGAAGAACATCGCCGGCTGGATCAGCCCGGAGATGAACTGCGCCCGGAAGCTGGAGGTGAACAACGCCTCGTTCTGCTCGGCGAAGGTCTGCGCGGCCTCCCGCTGCCGGCCGAACACCTTCACCAGTGCGTGGCCGGTGTACATCTCCTCTATGTGGGCGTTCAGCGTTCCCGTGGTCGCCCACTGCTTGATGAACTGCGGCTGGGCGCGCTTGCCGATCAGCGCGACCACGAGCACCGACACCGGCACGGTCACCAGCGCGATGACCGCGAGGAGCGGCGAGATCCAGATCATCATCACCAGCACACCGATGATGGTGAGCACCGAGGTGACGATCTGGCTCAGCGCCTGCTGCAGGGTCTGGGCGATGTTGTCGATGTCGTTCGTCGTACGGGACAGGACCTCACCGCGCGGTTGCCGGTCGAAGTAGCCGAGCGGCAGCCGGGCGAGCTTGGTCTCGGCCTGCTCGCGCAGCCGGAACGCCAGCTTCTGTACGACCACCGCTGTCAACCTGCCCTGGACAAGGGCGAACAACGACGCCACCACGAAGATCCCGAGCGCTGCCATCAGCACCATGCCGACCGCGTGGAAGTCGATGCCCTGTCCGGGTACGACGTCCACCGTGCGGAGCAGGTCGGCGACGTCGCCCTGCCCGCGTGAGCGCAGCCCCTCGATCGCCTGCTCCTTGGTGATCCCGGCCGGAAGCTGGCGCCCCACCACGCCGGCGAAGATCAGGTTGGTGGCGTGGCCGAGGATCTTCGGCCCGAGCACCGACAGCCCGACGCTGATCGCGCCGAGGACGAGGACGCCGACGACCACCGGGCGCTCGGGACGCATCATGGCGACCAGCCGCTTGCTCGAGCCGCGGAAGTTCATCGCCTTCTCGGTGGACATCCCGCCGCCCATCATCGGGCCGTGGCGACGGTCCGGTCCCATCCCGCGCTTGGGCGGGCTGGCCGGCTTCACCTGCGTGCTCATGCGGCCTCCTGCTCGGTGAGCTGGGAGAGCACGATCTCCCGGTAGGTCTGGTTGGTGTCCATCAGCTCGGTGTGGGTGCCGGTTCCGACGACGCGGCCCTCGTCGAGCACGACGATCCGGTCGGCGTCGCGGATCGTGGAGACCCGCTGGGCCACGATGACGATCGTGGCGTCACCGATCTCGCGGTGCAGCGCGGCCCGCAGGGCGGCGTCGGTGGCGTAGTCGAGAGCGGAGAACGAGTCGTCGAAGAGGTAGACCTCCGGGCGGGCCACCAGCAGCCGGGCGATCGCCAGCCGCTGCCGCTGCCCGCCGGACACGTTGCTGCCGCCCTGTCCGATGGGCGCCTCGAGCTGACCCTCCATCGCCTCCACGAAGTCGCGCGCCTGGGCGATGTCCAGGGCGTTCCACAGCTCCTCGTCGGTCGCGTCGGGGTTTCCGTAGCGGAGGTTGGACGCGACGGTGCCGGAGAAGAGGTACGGCTTCTGCGGCACGAGGCCGACGGTGCGCGACAGCAGCGCCGGGTCGAGCTCGCGGACGTCCACGCCGTCGACGAGCACCTGGCCGCCGTCGGCGTCGAACAGCCGGGGTATCAGGTTGAGCAAGGTGGTCTTGCCCGCGCCGGTACTCCCGATGATGGCGGTGGTCTGGCCCGGGCGGGCGGTCAGGTCGACGCCGGCGAGCACGAGCGCCTCGGCACCGGGGTAGCGGAAGTCCACGCCCCGCAGGTCGAGCTGGCCGTGCCCGTGCAACTGGCGTACCGGCGAGGCGGCCGGTCGCACGCTGGTCTCGGTGTCCAGCACCTCGCTGATCCGCTCGGCGCACACCGACGCCCGCGGCACCATGACGAACATGAACGTCGCCATCATCACCGACATGAGGATCTGCATCAGGTAGCTGAGGAACGCGGTCAGCGCGCCGATCTGCATCGAGCCGCTGTCGATCCGGTGCGCGCCGAACCACATGACGGCCACGCTGGAGAGGTTCATCACGACCATGACGATCGGGAACATGCACGCCATCAGCCGGCCGACACCGAGGGAGACGTCCATCAGCGAGTTGTTGGCACCGGCGAACCGCTCCTGCTCGTGGGAGTCGCGCACGAACGCCCGGATCACCCGGATGCCGGTGATCTGCTCGCGCATGACGCGGTTCACGGTGTCAATGCGTTCTTGCATCTGGCGGAACAGCGGGTGCATCCGCCGGATGATCGCGCTCACCGCGAGGATCAGCACCGGCACGACCACCAGCAGCAGCGCCGACAGCGGAACGTCCTGGTTCAGCGCCAGCAGCACCCCGCCCACGCACATGATCGGTGCGGACACCATCAGGGTGAGCGTCATCAGGACCAGCATCTGCACCTGCTGGACGTCGTTGGTCGTCCGGGTGATCAGCGACGGTGCCCCGAACTGCCCGACCTCGCGGACGGAGAACTCCTGCACCCGGTCGAAGATCGCGGCCCGCACGTCGCGGCCGAGCGCCATCGCCGTGCGCGCACCGAAGTAGACCGCGCCCGCGGCACAGATGATCTGCACCAGGGTCACCGCGAGCATGACGCCACCGGTGGACATGATGTAGCCGGTGTCGCCCTTGACCACGCCGTTGTCGATGATGTCGGCGTTCAGGCTGGGTAGGTACAAGGTGGCGAGGGTCTGCACGAGCTGCAGCACCACGACCAGGGCGATGGGCCTGGTGTAGGGGCGCAGGTGCGCGCGCAGGAGACGGATGAGCACGCGGGCCTTCCTGGGGTCGGGGAGCGGGTCGGGCGGCGGATCGGGTGGTGGGTCTCGGGCCGGCGCCGGGCGGAGGCCGGGCCGGTGCCGGCGGGATCGGCGGCGGGCGCGAACCGGTGCCGGTCCGTACCGCCCACGGCAATCCAGGTGGTCCCGGACCGCCCGTCGAGATGATTCCCGAGCGTTGGCACAGCACGGCCCGCCGCCGTCCACCCCGGCCTCGTCGAGGATGACCCCGGTCGCTGAGAGAGCCCGCACAGATCACTGTCAGCGCGGTAGACCCGCACGGTCAGCCGGGTTCGGTCCCGCTGTCGAGTCCGCCGGTGAAGGCGGCCCGCCGCCCGGCCCGGCGCAGGGTCGCCAGCACCGGACGCCCGGCGGCCAGGACCAGCACCCCACCCAGCAGGGCCCGCGCGGTGTCCCAGCCGAGGGAGGTGGTGGCGTAGAAGACGGCGTAGTGGTGCAGGTTGGTCCCGAGAGCGGCGCCCGGCGCGTACGCCGCCCCGTCGGGCAGGTACGCCGCGGCCGGCCAGAACCACAGGTTGAGCAGGGCGCCGTAACCGAAGCCGCTCAGCCCGGCGTACGCCGCGAGCAGTCCGCGCTCGGCCCAGCCGGAGGCGGCCGGCAGGCAGCCGGCGAACAGCCCCACCCAGGCCAGGCCGATCATCTGGAACGGCAGCCACGGCCCGGCGCCGCCGGTGAGCAGGGCGGTGGCGAGCATGGACACCACGCCGAGCGCGA containing:
- a CDS encoding helix-turn-helix domain-containing protein — protein: MRQPGVRADARRNRARLVEVAAQAFATGGLSVPMDEIARRAGVGPGTLYRHFPTRDALFEAVVQERLERLVDAARARLDAEHPGEALFEFVDLMVTEAAPKKDLVDALTGAGVDVRARLGATAAELRTQLDLLLARAQRARDVRADVTAADLLALLAGILHSQHASGDHTPADPARALTVVRDGLRTRRPRT
- a CDS encoding phosphotransferase, whose product is MTDREPSARQDEPHVDTLHGRGGNRLLWRDVPGPLRAEIESRLESPVVAAASKEGGFSPGLASVLRLADGRQVFAKAVSSALNPVSPSMHRREAAISGRLPASAPVPKLLWSHDDGDWVVLVFEALAGDPPTLPWVPAERDRVLAALADLAAAMTPAPPGLDLPAIDVLDEDFSGWRCLLDRPDPRLAEVDPWAAERLADLAAWETRWQAAAQGDTLLHGDIRADNVLLTGERVYFVDWPAATVGAAWVDLVLMLPSMAMQGAGEPEELLAGHPLARTADKDAVTAVIAGLAGYFVSRSLQPPPPGIPTVRSFQRAQGLACLRWLRQRGL
- a CDS encoding nuclear transport factor 2 family protein yields the protein MDSDNPVSARGTVEQFLETTVSGRMGDLADFYAPTVVIEMPFAPEVLYPARTEVTREQLRERFTAGASSRRYTRLDNVRIHQTEDPETVVVEYELEGVTVETEEPFRLKYVMVMTIRDGLIVHSRDYADPLAGARVLGRLPELLSSLAEPAR
- a CDS encoding glutamine amidotransferase, with the translated sequence MSTDSALRIVWVYPDLLSTYGDRGNLLILAQRARLRGIPVQTEEIRTDEAIPTDADVYLLAGGEDAPQTLAAERMLADGGLRRAVEHGAIVFAVCAGYQLVGSSFAARGRQYAGLDLYDLSSDRGPSRAVGELAGPVDPALALPLLTGFENHGGRTHLGPGVRPLATVSVGVGNDGHTEGAWTKGFVGTYAHGPALSRNPALADLVLRWATGRDSLEPLDDSWHDKLRNERLAALAARGKAVRHTA
- a CDS encoding MurT ligase domain-containing protein; this translates as MSTQLPLRARLAARATRGVAAISRAAGRGDGSVIGGRVGLGIDPRLLHRLAAGRQVAVVSGTNGKTTTTRLTAAAVGVLGPVASNPFGANLPNGHVSALALAPDTKYAVLEVDEHYLPHVCDGARPQVLAMLNLTRDQLDRAMEVAMIARLWRDTVSGRHLHVVANVDDPMVVWAASTAEEVSWVAAGQRWHDDSAVCPECGSAIERVPHADGVAIHWRCTGCALARPQAQWTLDDQAVVDPDGNRHDVKLSLPGQVNLANAAMALAVASRIGVRPNDALPRLAEVTSVAGRYAIVERDGKAIRLLLAKNPAGWLEAFDMAEQAPTLLCINARDPDGLDTSWLFDVDFAPLRGRRVLISGDRAYDLGVRLAVNGVDFTHVRSFTDALATMPDGRAEVIANYTAFQQIRAELNRVD
- a CDS encoding TetR/AcrR family transcriptional regulator, with the translated sequence MSDVIAAAAGVTRQTVYAHYPSREVLLAAVVDRISTEALAAIDAVRLDEGPAVDALLRLVETSWQTFERYPLLLRIAPGDLDPGAGQERHQPFVDRLLRLVRRGQRTGEIDRGLRPHWLVTAVIALGHAAGEEVRTGRMSARAATAALRVSLVRLLGVQGADAAAAPRMRRGGKGPARGHSPR
- a CDS encoding nuclear transport factor 2 family protein → MTVRTNPDEQGPPESLGSSESFGPPDPARVGPEQFVAEFFTAFTRDLLGGEDVETVHDRYHTEDVVEIVDGNRWDRDRLVAHLRPVHRNLGDFSFHVHEAVRRGNRIAARLTFHAVVRGNTVDTEIALFGEFTDDGRLRRSHQLTRTLTAGRD
- a CDS encoding DUF488 domain-containing protein, with the translated sequence MTPTTPTTPTARITTFGHGTATAEATVDLLRGAGISTVVDVRTAPGSRRHPQFSRSELQRWLPEHGIAYRWERRLGGFRKVAPDSPDSAWRNDSFRGYAGHMRTAEFLAGIDDLLAGVQANSADARGSPDATDSAGATAIMCSESLWWRCHRRMIADFLQLVRGVEVRHLFPDGSVAAHQPGPGVRQRSDGLLVYDGGQASVFDDPE
- a CDS encoding ankyrin repeat domain-containing protein, which produces MPTRPLPDNPSLEHLRNQARSLQRGTRAGDAEALAVFGEFDPRRDLTGGCSLSDAQLVVARSYGFPSWQRLRAHLDVVAEYSYWPRPVDDTDDGAEGAGSSDGRDLPALADRFLDLACLNYTRDTRHRPARARDLLRAHPEVARFSLHTMAAAGDAAGLRDALEWDRSQVDQSGGPYGWPPLMYLTYSRLETGEPVEAAEVLLAAGADPDSGRLWQGMTSAFTALTGAFGGGEQDQPPHPRAVDLARLLLRAGADPNDNQALYNRQFTPANDHLEVLFEFGLGREHESPWRRRLGHTYPSTTAMVEEQLRWAADHGMTARVRLLLDHGVAADGRGYHPNYGELTALQLATLAGEREIARMLLDAGADRGRVDAVQEFVGACVAGDRAGVERLTAVNPGLPAHVREQFPDAGVLVARTGSVEAMRLVLEQGFDVNTGVRGGVLGPPLRRTALHEAAHAGNLPLVRFLVEQGADHGLRDASFDATPLGWAEHGGNEETAAYLRRLG